The following are encoded in a window of Solidesulfovibrio magneticus RS-1 genomic DNA:
- a CDS encoding glycosyltransferase, with translation MTRPLRVVHFSASPLAGMPLRLVRAQARHAGLDARLIEPVDFGLFGRDVVLADDPAAALALAETADILHLHNYLDLTSTTFSPIDFAALAKRGAAVVRQFHSTPALVAGTMGIAVQALLADPLPALVIAQYPERLYPRALIVPNFVPEDEPKYQPADAPPAVDVFFSHTKAVGAFEDRWNTKAAPEVRALLARLAQERGITADVATGVPLAQALTRKRRSRVVIDDLASGSYHLTGLEGLAMAKPVLSFLDGRCLELLAAFAGTPRCPFLNVRLEEAGPVIAGLLDDPAAAEDLGLAGRDWLMRHFSAKTRVEHYVAAYARLLADPASVRRQPELSLDGPGQRFFAVALPEAVQAGRRADHLAATGHPWPPFASGRNYVPWRYSKKSHFAAFSPPPELVFRDAGLADLKYYQHQLAWQVLYASLPEGARVLEIGGGVSPLGQALARRFDYTNLDPLAGAGNGPTAVPADQPGRLVRAGLGDFSPQLPDGAFDAVISVSALEHVPEDPDAWRAMAGDLARLAKPGGLHLHLFDVVAKPDSNWTSGFLPYLLARLGRRDELAAFGDALADPDWHFLSEAAYQRNWRPITGVPFAAFGRAFSWNLFFTAEELPPQPPAADAAGHAPAVHVARDAATTLGLPEILSRRPLPAIGLVTPSLNQAPFLAAALDSVLSQNYPNLAYVVLDGGSRDGSPALIRRQARHLAGWRSRPDAGHYPAVAEGLAGSHADILGWLNADDLLHPLALFKVADAFLSDPAAGWITGRPTAFDAAGRLDWVRPDLPEWSPDIFYGGDFRAFIQQESTFFSRQLWLAAGGGFDPAFPLAGDFELWLRFFARAPLVVVDRLLGGYRRHGANRAVIGYEQYLGEARAALDKHRAALWPDKEG, from the coding sequence ATGACCAGACCCCTTCGCGTGGTCCACTTCTCGGCCTCGCCCCTGGCCGGGATGCCCCTGCGGCTGGTTCGCGCCCAGGCCCGCCATGCCGGCCTGGACGCCCGGCTGATCGAACCCGTGGATTTCGGCCTCTTCGGCCGCGACGTGGTCCTGGCCGACGACCCCGCCGCCGCCCTGGCCCTGGCCGAGACCGCCGATATCCTCCATCTGCACAATTACCTTGACCTGACCTCGACCACCTTTTCGCCCATCGACTTCGCCGCCCTGGCCAAACGCGGCGCGGCCGTGGTGCGGCAGTTCCACAGTACCCCGGCCCTGGTGGCCGGAACCATGGGCATTGCCGTCCAGGCCCTTTTAGCCGATCCCCTGCCCGCCCTGGTCATTGCCCAGTATCCCGAACGGCTCTACCCGCGCGCCCTTATCGTCCCCAATTTCGTGCCCGAGGACGAACCGAAATATCAGCCGGCCGACGCGCCGCCGGCCGTGGACGTCTTTTTCAGCCACACCAAGGCCGTGGGGGCCTTCGAGGACCGCTGGAACACCAAGGCAGCCCCCGAGGTCCGGGCCTTGCTGGCCCGGCTGGCCCAGGAGCGCGGCATAACGGCCGACGTGGCCACGGGCGTTCCCCTGGCCCAGGCCCTGACCCGCAAACGCCGCTCGCGCGTCGTCATCGACGACCTGGCCAGTGGCAGCTACCATCTGACGGGCCTGGAAGGGCTGGCCATGGCCAAGCCCGTGCTGTCCTTTCTCGATGGCCGCTGCCTGGAGCTGTTGGCCGCCTTTGCCGGCACGCCGCGCTGCCCCTTTTTAAACGTGCGTCTGGAAGAAGCCGGGCCGGTCATTGCCGGGCTGCTGGATGATCCCGCCGCCGCCGAGGACCTGGGGCTGGCCGGCCGGGACTGGCTGATGCGCCATTTTTCCGCCAAAACCCGGGTGGAACACTATGTCGCGGCCTATGCGCGGCTCCTGGCCGATCCGGCTTCGGTACGCCGCCAGCCGGAATTGTCCCTGGACGGCCCGGGCCAGCGCTTTTTCGCCGTCGCCCTGCCCGAAGCCGTCCAGGCCGGCCGCCGGGCGGACCATCTGGCGGCGACCGGCCACCCTTGGCCGCCCTTTGCTTCCGGCCGGAATTATGTCCCCTGGCGGTATTCGAAAAAAAGCCACTTCGCGGCCTTTTCGCCGCCGCCGGAACTCGTTTTCCGCGATGCCGGCCTGGCCGATCTCAAATACTACCAGCACCAGCTCGCCTGGCAGGTGCTTTACGCCTCGTTGCCCGAGGGAGCGCGAGTGCTGGAGATCGGCGGCGGCGTCTCGCCCCTTGGGCAGGCCCTGGCCCGGCGCTTCGACTACACCAACCTCGATCCCCTGGCCGGGGCCGGCAATGGTCCGACCGCCGTGCCTGCCGACCAGCCCGGCCGGCTGGTGCGGGCCGGGCTAGGAGATTTTTCCCCCCAATTGCCGGATGGCGCTTTCGACGCCGTGATCTCGGTCTCGGCCCTGGAACACGTGCCCGAGGACCCGGACGCCTGGCGGGCCATGGCCGGGGATCTGGCCCGTCTGGCCAAGCCCGGGGGCTTGCACCTCCACCTCTTCGACGTGGTGGCCAAGCCGGACAGCAACTGGACAAGCGGTTTTCTGCCCTACCTGCTGGCGCGTCTCGGCCGGCGAGACGAACTGGCCGCCTTTGGCGACGCCCTGGCCGACCCGGACTGGCACTTTCTTTCCGAGGCGGCCTACCAGCGCAACTGGCGGCCCATCACCGGCGTCCCCTTCGCCGCCTTCGGCCGGGCCTTTTCCTGGAACCTGTTTTTTACGGCCGAGGAACTGCCGCCCCAGCCCCCGGCGGCCGACGCCGCCGGCCATGCCCCGGCCGTCCACGTCGCCCGCGACGCGGCCACCACCCTCGGGCTGCCGGAAATCCTCTCCCGCAGGCCGCTGCCGGCCATCGGGCTGGTCACGCCGTCCCTCAATCAGGCCCCGTTTCTGGCCGCAGCCCTGGACAGCGTACTGTCGCAAAACTACCCCAACCTCGCCTACGTGGTCCTGGACGGCGGCAGCCGCGACGGCTCACCAGCCCTCATCCGCCGCCAAGCCCGCCATCTGGCCGGCTGGCGCTCCCGACCCGACGCCGGCCACTATCCGGCCGTGGCCGAAGGCCTGGCCGGCAGCCACGCCGACATCCTGGGCTGGCTCAACGCCGACGATCTGCTCCACCCCCTGGCGCTTTTCAAGGTCGCCGACGCCTTCCTGTCCGACCCCGCCGCCGGCTGGATCACCGGCCGGCCCACCGCTTTCGACGCCGCAGGCAGACTCGACTGGGTGCGGCCCGACCTGCCCGAGTGGTCGCCGGATATCTTCTACGGCGGCGACTTCCGGGCGTTTATCCAGCAGGAGAGCACATTCTTTTCGCGGCAGTTGTGGCTGGCGGCCGGCGGCGGCTTCGATCCCGCCTTCCCCCTGGCCGGGGATTTCGAGCTGTGGCTGCGCTTTTTCGCCCGCGCGCCCCTGGTCGTCGTGGACAGGCTCCTTGGCGGCTACCGTCGCCACGGGGCCAATCGGGCCGTGATCGGTTACGAGCAATACCTGGGCGAGGCACGGGCCGCCCTGGACAAGCACCGGGCCGCGCTTTGGCCCGACAAGGAAGGATGA
- a CDS encoding cytidylyltransferase domain-containing protein yields the protein MSAMRIGALVPARMGSKRLPGKNIIELGGVPLVCRTLDILLQSGVFADVTVSTESPVVAELVRSRYPAGEVAVLPRPESLAGDDAPLHLVAEHYAENRPDLQWLGLFMPTFPFRTADRLREAAAAIHTGHALRVQAVRPEQHWDRDYFYPAAGGFAPVFAGFPNLLRFSSTSYMLWRRETPRFQAMYMGYRLGEREYRLDVGLAETLDIDDAADLALARRILAGARYGLTPATTTAVGPYFVQTPAGADVAAFLRWLGPELLADPASPPLLLQKPRPPLFTARLVSDLPELHFLNPEAKDHTWSPRYIQTANTAHCLPIYQQSPVWRIIPRDAPQHQPPEPVDRSSLGQPAAAADHLIPAARARFVADMEGEAFYEGPYRLED from the coding sequence ATGAGCGCCATGCGCATCGGCGCGTTGGTTCCGGCCCGCATGGGCTCCAAGCGGTTGCCCGGCAAGAACATCATCGAACTCGGCGGCGTGCCGCTGGTCTGCCGTACCCTGGACATACTGCTGCAAAGCGGCGTGTTCGCCGACGTCACGGTGTCCACGGAAAGCCCGGTCGTGGCGGAGCTGGTGCGCTCGCGCTATCCGGCCGGCGAAGTGGCCGTGCTGCCGCGCCCCGAGTCCCTGGCCGGGGATGATGCGCCCTTGCATCTGGTGGCCGAGCACTACGCCGAAAACCGGCCCGACCTCCAGTGGTTGGGCCTTTTCATGCCGACCTTTCCTTTTCGCACGGCCGACCGGCTGCGTGAAGCCGCCGCCGCCATCCACACCGGCCACGCCCTGCGCGTCCAGGCCGTGCGGCCCGAACAGCACTGGGACCGCGACTACTTCTACCCTGCGGCCGGCGGCTTTGCCCCGGTTTTTGCCGGCTTTCCCAATCTGCTGCGGTTTTCTTCCACGAGCTACATGCTCTGGCGGCGGGAAACCCCAAGATTTCAGGCCATGTACATGGGCTACCGTCTGGGCGAACGAGAGTACCGTCTCGACGTCGGTCTGGCCGAAACCCTGGACATCGACGACGCGGCCGATCTGGCCCTGGCCCGGCGCATCCTGGCCGGGGCGCGCTACGGCCTGACTCCGGCGACGACCACGGCGGTGGGTCCCTATTTCGTCCAAACCCCGGCCGGAGCCGACGTGGCCGCGTTTTTGCGCTGGCTGGGGCCGGAACTCCTGGCCGATCCGGCGAGTCCGCCGCTGCTTTTGCAAAAGCCCAGGCCGCCGCTGTTCACGGCCCGGCTGGTGAGCGATCTGCCGGAACTGCATTTCCTCAACCCCGAAGCCAAGGACCACACCTGGTCGCCGCGCTACATCCAAACGGCCAACACCGCCCACTGTCTGCCCATTTACCAGCAAAGCCCGGTGTGGCGGATCATCCCGCGCGACGCCCCCCAGCATCAACCGCCCGAGCCGGTGGATCGAAGCAGTCTTGGCCAGCCGGCTGCTGCGGCCGACCACCTTATCCCGGCTGCACGCGCACGTTTTGTCGCCGACATGGAAGGCGAGGCGTTCTATGAGGGGCCGTATCGGCTGGAGGATTGA
- the cobT gene encoding nicotinate-nucleotide--dimethylbenzimidazole phosphoribosyltransferase has protein sequence MSRVLSEVLAAVRPVDQSLFPVAKAHLDNLTKPRGSLGRLEELAARLFVIGGGAKPVVDPARIYVCAGDHGVAAEGVSLFPQEVTRQMVANFLAGGAGINVLAATAGIDLRVVDAGCLGDPFAPHPRFAGARVASGTANLAEAPAMTREQCESALLLGVSLAEAAAAEGVRALGTGDMGIANTTPSTALFCAYLGLSPAEITGPGTGLDAGGVGRKAAIVAKGLALHADVVAGGDPVAVLACLGGLEIACLAGLVIGAAACRLPIAVDGFISTAAYVAARAICPTVADYAVVSHASAEPGYAPIMAALGQKPLLDLGLRLGEGTGAALALFLMRSACNIYNDMATFASAGVSEG, from the coding sequence ATGTCCCGCGTTCTGTCCGAGGTCCTGGCCGCCGTGCGGCCGGTGGACCAGTCGCTTTTTCCCGTGGCCAAGGCCCATCTCGACAACCTCACCAAGCCACGCGGCAGCCTGGGCCGCCTGGAAGAACTGGCGGCCCGGCTGTTCGTCATCGGCGGCGGGGCCAAACCCGTCGTGGACCCGGCCCGCATCTACGTCTGCGCCGGCGACCACGGCGTGGCCGCCGAGGGCGTGAGCCTGTTTCCCCAGGAAGTCACCCGCCAGATGGTGGCCAATTTTCTGGCCGGCGGCGCGGGCATCAACGTCCTGGCCGCCACGGCCGGCATCGATTTGCGGGTGGTGGACGCCGGCTGTCTGGGCGATCCCTTCGCCCCCCATCCCCGGTTCGCCGGCGCGCGGGTGGCCTCGGGCACGGCCAATCTGGCCGAGGCCCCGGCCATGACCCGGGAGCAGTGCGAGAGCGCGCTGCTGCTTGGCGTGTCCCTGGCCGAGGCCGCCGCCGCCGAAGGCGTGCGGGCTCTTGGCACCGGCGACATGGGCATCGCCAACACCACGCCGTCCACCGCGCTTTTCTGCGCCTATCTCGGCCTTTCCCCGGCCGAGATCACCGGCCCGGGCACGGGCCTGGACGCCGGGGGCGTGGGCCGCAAGGCGGCCATCGTGGCCAAGGGGCTTGCCCTGCACGCGGACGTCGTGGCCGGCGGCGACCCGGTGGCTGTCCTGGCCTGTCTGGGCGGGCTGGAAATCGCCTGCCTGGCCGGTCTGGTCATCGGCGCGGCTGCCTGCCGGCTGCCCATCGCCGTGGACGGCTTCATCTCCACCGCCGCCTACGTGGCCGCCCGGGCCATCTGCCCGACAGTCGCCGACTACGCCGTCGTCAGCCACGCCTCGGCCGAGCCGGGCTACGCCCCGATCATGGCCGCCCTGGGCCAAAAGCCGCTGCTCGATCTTGGCCTGCGCCTGGGCGAAGGCACCGGCGCGGCCCTGGCCCTGTTCCTCATGCGCTCGGCCTGCAATATCTATAATGATATGGCGACCTTCGCCTCGGCCGGCGTGAGCGAAGGGTAG
- a CDS encoding WD40/YVTN/BNR-like repeat-containing protein: protein MPRRRLRWPCFVWLMLAGCAALGLWGCSQGEGPVPAAKPAAQTAAPAPEPAFKPGISEAKKLAALDPQAEAARLAKIMERKRAKPKKSFDKPREAQIFFAEKRAPVGQTAIPVQRYVEAMQAMQAMPVFSTQADKLVSAADAKADAPFGQALGRWTGVGPGNVGGRVRSLLIDPATPATMYLGGVAGGVWKTVNSGTTWTPLTDLLSNLAVCSMAMDPKNSSILYAGTGEGYYNVDAVRGAGIFKSTNAGTSWSQLASTGNEDFYYVNKIVVSPNDSNRVYAATRKGIYVSTDAGASFTRKVDAESVNGCTDMVVRTDVTSADVVVASCGTYMAPGSAAIVYRTTDNGQNWSNVLSVANMDRTSLAVAKSDQSVMYALASTNAKTKWENGLFAVYKSVDGGATWVAAYTNSGTDVLSNMLLTNVCSAFCSQCEGTLTTLANQGWYDNVIAVDPTNANMVWVGGIDLFRSDNGGTSWGMASVWWANTSKAAYNHADHHVLVFHPDYNGGSNKILYSGNDGGLYRTDDAQAGVTTQTCSDSSSQVAWVSLNNGLGITQYYYGAVYPGGGTFFGGAQDNGTTRGTIAAGANAWTSLMGGDGGAVAVNPQNTNILYGEYTNLSLQKSTDGGANFSAATTGITDASNTFPFITPFLMDSNNPNTLWLGGRKVWRTTDGAATWTQASNDMAGSGTVSALAVAPGNANIVAVGTSNGYVYVTTNGQQTGSLPTWTSSTPVAGQVSGLAFDPGDSNILYMTCSNFGQAHVRKSTDRGVTWTTITGSGATALPDVPTFAPVVDPNNRKRLYVGTDLGVFASLDGGGSWAVENTGFANVITESLVVESQSKRLYAFTHGRGVWHVNLPAKTAAGPAVDLLLLQN from the coding sequence ATGCCTCGTCGACGTCTTAGGTGGCCATGCTTTGTTTGGTTGATGCTCGCCGGCTGCGCGGCGCTCGGACTTTGGGGCTGCAGCCAGGGCGAGGGGCCGGTCCCGGCGGCCAAGCCCGCCGCCCAGACCGCCGCGCCTGCACCTGAGCCGGCCTTCAAGCCGGGGATTTCCGAGGCCAAGAAACTGGCCGCCCTCGATCCCCAGGCCGAGGCGGCCCGCCTGGCCAAGATCATGGAGCGCAAACGGGCCAAGCCCAAGAAGAGCTTTGACAAGCCCCGGGAAGCCCAAATCTTTTTTGCCGAGAAACGCGCTCCCGTGGGCCAGACCGCCATTCCGGTCCAGCGCTATGTCGAGGCCATGCAGGCCATGCAGGCCATGCCGGTCTTTTCCACCCAAGCCGACAAACTTGTCTCCGCCGCCGATGCCAAGGCCGACGCGCCCTTTGGCCAGGCCCTTGGCCGCTGGACGGGCGTGGGGCCGGGCAATGTGGGCGGGCGGGTGCGTTCCTTGCTTATCGATCCGGCCACCCCGGCCACCATGTACCTCGGCGGCGTGGCCGGCGGCGTCTGGAAGACCGTCAACAGCGGCACGACCTGGACGCCGCTGACCGATCTCTTGTCCAATCTGGCTGTGTGCTCCATGGCCATGGACCCCAAAAACAGCAGCATCCTCTACGCCGGCACCGGCGAAGGCTACTACAACGTGGACGCCGTGCGCGGGGCCGGCATCTTCAAGTCGACCAACGCCGGCACGAGTTGGAGCCAGCTGGCCTCCACGGGCAACGAAGATTTTTATTACGTCAACAAGATCGTGGTGAGCCCCAACGACTCCAACCGGGTCTACGCCGCCACGCGCAAGGGCATCTACGTCTCCACCGACGCCGGTGCCAGCTTCACCCGCAAGGTGGACGCCGAGAGTGTAAACGGCTGCACCGACATGGTGGTGCGCACCGACGTGACCAGCGCCGACGTGGTGGTGGCTTCCTGCGGCACGTACATGGCCCCAGGCAGCGCCGCCATTGTCTACCGCACTACCGACAACGGCCAGAACTGGTCGAACGTGCTCAGCGTCGCCAACATGGACCGCACCTCCCTGGCCGTGGCCAAGAGCGACCAGAGCGTCATGTACGCCCTGGCCTCCACCAACGCCAAGACCAAATGGGAAAACGGTTTGTTTGCTGTCTACAAGTCCGTCGACGGCGGCGCGACCTGGGTGGCGGCCTACACCAACTCCGGGACCGACGTGCTTTCCAACATGCTGCTGACCAACGTCTGCTCGGCTTTTTGCTCCCAGTGCGAGGGCACGCTGACCACCCTGGCCAACCAGGGCTGGTACGACAACGTCATCGCCGTGGACCCGACCAATGCCAACATGGTCTGGGTCGGCGGCATCGACCTATTTCGCTCGGACAACGGCGGGACGAGCTGGGGCATGGCCTCGGTGTGGTGGGCCAATACGAGCAAGGCCGCCTACAACCATGCCGACCACCATGTGCTGGTCTTTCATCCCGACTATAACGGCGGCAGCAACAAGATTCTCTACAGCGGCAACGACGGCGGGCTGTATCGTACCGACGACGCCCAAGCCGGCGTCACCACCCAGACCTGCTCCGACTCATCTTCCCAGGTCGCCTGGGTGAGCCTCAACAATGGCCTGGGCATCACCCAGTACTACTATGGCGCGGTCTACCCGGGCGGGGGGACCTTTTTCGGCGGAGCCCAGGACAACGGCACCACCCGGGGAACCATCGCCGCCGGAGCCAACGCCTGGACCTCGCTTATGGGCGGCGACGGCGGGGCCGTGGCCGTCAATCCGCAAAACACCAACATCCTCTACGGCGAATACACCAACCTGAGTCTGCAAAAATCCACCGACGGCGGCGCGAACTTCAGCGCCGCCACCACCGGCATCACCGACGCCTCAAACACCTTTCCCTTCATCACGCCCTTTCTTATGGACTCCAACAATCCCAACACCCTGTGGCTCGGCGGCCGCAAGGTCTGGCGCACCACCGACGGCGCGGCCACCTGGACCCAGGCCAGCAACGATATGGCCGGCAGCGGCACGGTCAGTGCCCTGGCCGTGGCCCCGGGCAACGCCAACATCGTGGCCGTGGGCACGAGCAACGGGTATGTGTACGTCACCACAAACGGCCAGCAGACCGGCAGCCTGCCTACCTGGACCAGCTCCACGCCGGTTGCCGGCCAGGTTTCCGGCCTGGCTTTCGACCCGGGCGATTCCAACATCCTCTACATGACCTGCTCCAACTTTGGTCAGGCCCATGTGCGCAAGTCCACGGACCGCGGCGTGACCTGGACCACCATCACCGGCTCGGGCGCAACAGCCCTGCCCGACGTGCCGACCTTCGCCCCGGTGGTCGATCCCAACAATCGCAAACGCCTCTACGTCGGCACGGACCTCGGCGTCTTCGCCAGCCTCGACGGCGGGGGCAGCTGGGCCGTGGAAAACACCGGCTTCGCCAACGTCATTACCGAGTCCCTGGTGGTTGAATCCCAGTCCAAACGGCTGTACGCCTTCACCCACGGCCGGGGCGTCTGGCATGTCAATCTTCCGGCCAAGACGGCCGCCGGCCCGGCCGTGGATTTGCTGTTGCTGCAAAATTGA
- a CDS encoding ATP-dependent 6-phosphofructokinase, which produces MRNTQDAALIERLTPADAAVPQLGQAACDSPKCSGAFIEDESGVLVGISRQNLADPETVPVFFEEAGPRRQLFFSPHKTKVAVVTCGGVCPGINDVIRSIVMEAHHHYGVAAVLGIRYGLRGFIPACRHDVMELTPDAVAEIHEFGGTILGSSRGPQAVDEIVDAMERLGIGFCVFIGGVGTMRAASAIRDEITARELPMGVVCIPKTVDNDIHFVSRTFGFATAVEQAAEAIACAHVEASGAPYGIGLVKLMGRQSGFIAAEASMGLKHVNMVLVPEDLFALDGPGGVLDVLEKRLRSRGHAVIVAAEGGGQHLVDDTGRFDPSGNPVLGDFCGLLAARIKAHCKAAGLPITLKAIDPSYIIRSVPANTADAVYCGFLGRLAVHAGMAGKTGLMIGSVNDRFVHVPLRLVTGERKRVDIASDYWQAVLDSTGQPRFAQAGG; this is translated from the coding sequence ATGCGCAACACCCAGGACGCCGCCCTGATCGAACGCCTCACCCCGGCCGACGCGGCCGTGCCCCAGCTCGGCCAGGCCGCCTGCGACAGCCCCAAGTGTTCCGGGGCCTTTATTGAAGACGAGTCCGGGGTGCTGGTCGGCATAAGCCGGCAGAATCTGGCCGATCCCGAGACCGTGCCGGTCTTTTTCGAGGAGGCCGGCCCGCGCCGCCAGCTTTTTTTCTCGCCCCACAAGACCAAGGTGGCCGTGGTCACTTGCGGCGGCGTGTGCCCGGGCATCAACGACGTCATCCGCTCCATCGTCATGGAGGCCCACCACCACTACGGCGTGGCCGCCGTGCTGGGCATCCGCTACGGCCTGCGCGGCTTCATCCCGGCCTGTCGCCATGACGTCATGGAACTGACCCCGGACGCCGTGGCCGAGATCCACGAATTCGGCGGCACCATCCTGGGCTCCTCGCGCGGTCCCCAGGCCGTGGACGAGATCGTGGACGCCATGGAGCGCCTGGGCATCGGCTTTTGCGTCTTCATCGGCGGTGTGGGCACCATGCGCGCCGCCTCGGCCATCCGGGACGAAATCACCGCCCGCGAACTGCCCATGGGGGTGGTGTGCATCCCCAAGACCGTGGACAACGACATCCATTTCGTCTCGCGCACCTTCGGCTTCGCCACCGCCGTGGAGCAGGCCGCCGAAGCCATTGCCTGCGCCCATGTCGAGGCTTCGGGCGCGCCCTACGGCATAGGCCTGGTCAAGCTCATGGGCCGGCAGTCCGGGTTTATCGCCGCCGAGGCCAGCATGGGGCTCAAGCACGTCAACATGGTGCTGGTGCCCGAGGACCTGTTTGCCCTGGACGGGCCGGGCGGGGTGCTGGACGTGCTGGAAAAGCGCCTGCGCTCCCGGGGCCATGCCGTCATCGTGGCGGCCGAGGGCGGCGGGCAGCATCTCGTGGACGACACCGGCCGGTTCGATCCCTCGGGCAATCCGGTGCTCGGCGATTTCTGCGGCCTGCTGGCCGCGCGCATCAAGGCCCACTGCAAGGCGGCCGGCCTGCCCATCACGCTCAAGGCCATCGACCCCAGCTACATCATCCGCTCCGTGCCGGCCAACACTGCTGACGCCGTCTACTGCGGCTTTCTGGGCCGTCTGGCCGTCCACGCCGGCATGGCCGGCAAGACCGGGCTCATGATCGGCTCGGTCAACGACCGCTTCGTCCATGTGCCGTTGCGGCTCGTCACCGGCGAGCGCAAGCGCGTGGACATCGCCTCGGACTATTGGCAGGCCGTGCTTGATTCCACGGGCCAGCCACGTTTTGCCCAGGCCGGGGGCTGA
- a CDS encoding glycosyltransferase, with translation MARTCIFLPPLRAVSGGLAVLAEVAAGLAGLGQDVVLVLRDPAAPPLRLPPGLPAVALDAAGLTPDDVYVVPEGWPNALAPGLAAGARCLVYCQNWAYFHNGLPDGVTWDQLPVSFLAVSDPVARYIELATGTLPSVLRPAIDPALFSPPAQKPAPSPVRVGYMPRKNKALATMIRQTTTARAARTGLALEWIAIEGLPREGVAEALRACHVFLATGFPEGCPLPPLEALACGCIVAGFAGFGGFDYMRSIGPGGHVPSVSLREVPWGGNGFYAADNDVFGATLALEAAARLWLDGGPALAAALENAAATAAAYGPQARQEALAAIWQTLVG, from the coding sequence TTGGCGCGTACCTGCATTTTCCTGCCGCCGCTTCGGGCGGTCTCCGGGGGCCTGGCCGTGCTGGCCGAGGTCGCGGCCGGGCTGGCCGGACTGGGCCAGGACGTGGTCCTGGTGCTGCGCGATCCGGCCGCGCCGCCGCTACGCCTGCCGCCCGGGCTGCCGGCGGTCGCGCTGGACGCCGCCGGCCTGACCCCGGACGACGTCTACGTCGTGCCCGAGGGTTGGCCCAACGCCCTGGCTCCGGGCCTGGCCGCCGGGGCGCGCTGCCTGGTCTACTGCCAGAACTGGGCCTACTTCCACAACGGCCTGCCCGATGGCGTGACCTGGGACCAGCTGCCGGTTTCCTTTCTCGCCGTGTCCGACCCGGTGGCCCGCTATATCGAACTGGCGACCGGAACCCTGCCGTCGGTGCTGCGCCCGGCCATCGATCCGGCGCTTTTTTCGCCGCCCGCCCAAAAGCCGGCCCCCTCGCCGGTGCGAGTCGGCTACATGCCGCGCAAGAACAAGGCCCTGGCGACCATGATCCGCCAGACGACCACGGCCCGGGCCGCCCGGACCGGGCTGGCCCTCGAATGGATCGCCATCGAGGGGCTGCCGCGTGAGGGCGTGGCCGAGGCCCTGCGCGCTTGCCACGTGTTTCTGGCCACGGGCTTTCCCGAGGGCTGCCCGCTGCCGCCGCTGGAGGCCTTGGCCTGCGGCTGCATCGTGGCCGGCTTTGCCGGCTTTGGCGGCTTTGACTACATGCGCTCCATCGGCCCGGGCGGCCATGTCCCATCGGTTTCCCTGCGTGAGGTTCCCTGGGGCGGCAACGGGTTTTACGCCGCCGACAATGACGTTTTCGGGGCGACCCTGGCCCTGGAGGCGGCGGCCCGACTGTGGCTGGACGGCGGCCCGGCCCTGGCAGCGGCGCTGGAGAATGCGGCGGCCACGGCGGCGGCCTATGGGCCCCAGGCCCGGCAGGAGGCGTTGGCGGCCATTTGGCAAACGCTCGTCGGCTGA